Genomic DNA from Taurinivorans muris:
ATCTTTAGCTACAAAACCAAATGCCCGCATTTTTCGCAGCAAATCGGCAAGTTCATCATTATTTGTCGTAATATAGCCGCCTTCTGCCGAATTTATAAGTTTACTGGCATGCATTGAAAACGTTTCCGCGTCGCCGAACCCGCCAATCATCTTCCCTTTATAACTTGCCCCAACGGCTTCGACTGAATCAAAAATAAGGGGCAAACCATGTTTCTTCGCCAAAGCGACAATTTCGTCAATATCGCAAAGCGTCACCATGGGATGAGGAATGGCAAGAGCCGCGGTGTTCTTATTGATGCACTTTTCAACGGTTTGCGCGGACACCGTCCGTGTTTGCGCTTCAACATCGCAAAAATGTGGAATAAAACCTGTCCATTCTATCATATACCCACTGGAACGATAGGCTAAAGAAGGAATAACGACCTCCGTCTTATGAGGCAGTGCCAAAGCCTTTACCGCTAACATGAAAGCCCTGAATCCATTTGAAACAGCAATGCAATGCTTCACTTCATGAAAAACAGCCAACTGCCTTTCCAATTCTTTAACATTTTCTCCGTTATTGGTGAATTGTCTGTTCTCAAAAGCTTTTTTCGCATAGTTAAAAAAAACTTCCCTGTCAGGCGGAACCATATTGGTTGTGGTTCTAAACGTTGAAAAAACTTTTTCCCCACCATATAACGCAAAATCTGAAATTGAATTTTTCATAAGATTATCCATAATTAGTGTATAATATAACTATCAATTAAAAAATTTACTTTTTCAATGGAATTAAACATTAAAACATCTATAATCGAAAGTCCGGGAACATATGCCGTTTTGCCTTGAGAATATTCAATAAGATTATTAACAATAAAATCAATTTTAATACCATTCTTTTCATATTTATCAATATCAAAGAAATCAATTCCGCCAATAGGATTGACATAATGGTCAACATTTCGGGATTTACAGATATTTAATGCCCACTCATCTCCTTTCCATGAAACATCAAATAAATTCTCTTCACTAAAGATAGTTATTGGCGTAACAATACCAAGATAAGAGCAGATTGTTTCTAAAATATGTTTATTCAACAGCGTAATGCTTTCTGTTTCAATATTCAAACATTCCCGGATTAAATCAATAATAACAAAATAATTCTTTGTTTTTTTCCTGTAATGTTCCAATTGGGAAAAAATTTTTCCTCTCCAATCAATACTATTATTGATTAAAATATCTTTAATTAAGGTTTTTTGATGGTATTTTTTTAAAGGAACCATTACATATTGCCAATCAAGACCGTCTGGTTTTAAAATCCTATTTCGTTCAATCCACCCATGTTTTATAAATTGAACATCCTCAAGCAATATAAATTCATGACAAGCTTTAATTAAAGAAAAATACCCAAGATAAGGGAAAAAATATGGCTGCATTATCGCTAACGTCTTCATATTTACCTTGATAATAAAATATTAAAGCGGTAAAAAGATTGATAATGGCAATTTTCAAAAGGAATTTCACAAACTTTCCAACCGGCATTGTTTGCAATATCAACAAACTCTTCCGGATCATGCCAACAACCAAATTGAGAATTAACATCATCAAGATTGACTGTATTCACATCAATATTCCTTTTTTTAAAAAAATCAGCGGCATGATTTTTATTCGGAATAGGCGACATATACACATTTTTCACATTGATGAATTTTTCATACAAAAAAGTAAAGAAATCACCTAATAATGGTTTGGATATAAATTGGATACTTCCAAAAATCAATATCTTAGTGAAATCTTCTTGTGAAAAATAGGAATTTTGCAAAATACCGTCCAAATCAAAATGTGACAAATCGGAACAGGCATAGGAAGATTTGTTTTCAATACGGAAATTGTTATTGGCAACCTGAATTAAATAATCCGAACCGTCAACTCCGTGCAGCCCTTTTATGCTATCAAGAAAAAGAGACGATAAATGTCCGTTGCCGCAAAACAAATCCAACACGACATCGTCTTTTGATAACTTTAAAGCATTACGGATTGAATTGGTAATGAAATTCAATTGTTCCGCAGGAATATCCTCGCCATTCTCAGTTCGCCAAACTTGTTTCAAAAAATCTTTTGAATCATATTGTTCCGCATGCTTCGTGTAAATCTCTATCGCACTCAATTTTGTCATAACCTACCCATTATTCTCAAAAAATTTTTCCAAAACAAAAACAATCCTGTCCATGTCTTTTTTAGTATAGCGTTGGTCCATTGTCAAGGGAATAATGGTTTCACGGTTTTTTCTGCAATTCTCACTTGCCTGAGCACAGGGTATTCATTCGATTTCTAAAAATAACTCAACGCATGAATTTTATGTTACAATAACGCTTGTAACTTTTCTTTTTTCATTATTTCAAAAAGACCGCATTTGCTGTTCGGCTTTCCACATCTACCTTGATAATAAGACATTGAAACGGTAAAAAGATTGATAATGCCGATTTTCAAAAGGAATTTCCTGGGCTTTCCACCCGGCTCCGTTTGCAATATCCATAAATTCTTTTGGGTCATGCCAAGAACCGATAGGGGTATTATTGTCATCAAGATTTACGGTAGTTACATCAACATTTCTTTTCTTAAAAAAATCAGCGGCATATCTTTTGTTGGGGACAGGAGCTATATATATATATATAGCATTAGTAAATTTCTTATACAAAAAAGTAAGAAAATCAGCCAGCAAAGACTTTGACAAATATTGAATGCTTCCAAAAATCAATATCTTAGTGAAATCTTTTTGTGAAAAAAGGGAATTTTGCAAAATGCCGTCCAAATTCAAAAGCGACAAATCGGAACAAGCATAGGAAGATTTATTTTCAATACGGAAATTTTCATTGGCAATTTTAATTAAATAATCTGAACCGTCAACCCCGTGTAATCCCTTTATTTCATCAATGAAAAAATGCGACAAATGCCCATTGCCGCAAAACAAATCCAACACGACATCGTCTTTTGACAATTTTAAAGCATTACGGATTGAATTGGTAATGAAATTCAATTGTTCCGCGGGAATATCCTCGCCGTCAACGGTTCGCCAAACATGTTTCAGAAAATCTTTTGTATCATATTGTTCCGCATGCTTCGTATAAATCTCTATCGCACTCAATTTTGTCATACCCTACCCATTATTCCCAAAAAATTTTTCCAAAACAAAAACAATTCTGTCCATATCTCTTTTAGTATAGCGTTGGTCTATTGTCAAGGGAATAATGGTTTCACGGTTTTCTCTGCAATTTTCACCCGCCATGTGCATAGGATATTCATTCGATTTCGGCCAATAACTCGCCGTATAGATTTTATGTTTCAGCAAATATGCTTGCAGTTCTTTTTTTTCATCAACTTTAAAAGGATACACCATGGGAACGTCATCCGTATCCGGTTCAAATTTCAGTAAATTTTTATTTTTTAGTCTATTATGCAAATAATTGAAATTTCTTTTGCGTATTCGGGCAATTTTTTCATAATGAATACTCTTCATCAGGTTTTGTGTTAAAAATGACATTTTTTCTATTCCGCAACCGGCAATTATCTGTCTGTTTTTAACAAATTCGTCATATCCTTCTTGGGCTTCCCGGTCATGCCGGATTAATAAATGACTGCATATTTCATAAGAATGAGAACGGGGCAATTTTTCATATTCTTCTTCCAAATTCAAATCCGTGCATAAAATGCCCCCGTCAGGCAGTCCGAAAAATTTTCTCGGACTGTAAATACCGGCGGTTCCATATTGTTTTGAATAAAACGCCTGCGAATTGTCAAAAATAATATTCCCTTTTTTATTTTTACATAACATCGTATTTTTTTTGCCTGTAATTCCAAAATAATTATTGATGAGATAAAATTGATTTTCCTGAAATTCAATAAGAGGAGTGAAATCGGTATCCACATCATAAGGAATTATTGTACAATTCGCCCTTTCCACGCTCTTCCAAATGGTTTCGCATGTGAACATGGGCACATGCAATTTTTTGATTTTTTTTTGCTGAAGATAAAAAGAAAGGGCGTTTCTTGAAGAATTGAATAACAATGAAGAATTATGATAATTTTTATGAAATCCGCATTCCAGTTCAAAATATCCGCCGATTTCATTTTTATTTGACATTATCGCTGGTATCCTCAATAAAAAATTATTGACCAACAATATATATATATATACTGTCAACATGAATTATCAGGTTATTATATTTGGCACCGGCGGGCTTGCACAAATTCTCTATACGAAGTTATGCCAAACAGGACATGCTGTTTCTGCGTTTGTTCTTGAGAAAAAATATAAAAATTGCGAACAATTTTTAGGACTGCCGGTAATTGACTTTGAAAAGATAGAAGAAACATACCCTCCCCATTCCTATAAATTCATCATCGGAATTGGAGGAAACATGTTAAATAAGCTTAGAACAAGAATTTATCATGAATTTAAAGCAAAAGGATATCAGCCCATATCGTATATTGACAAGTCAGCAAGCATATTACCGGATTGCAGTGTCGGCGAACACTGCATTTTATTTGAAAATGTTGTCGCCCATTCTAAGGTAAGAATTGGCGATAATGTTTATGTGCTTCCGAACACATATTTGGGGCATCACAGCGTTATCGAAGACAATTGCTTTATTGCAGCACAAGTTTCTTTGGCAGGCGGCGTAATCATAAAAAAAGGATGTTTTTTAGGCGCTTCTTCTTGTGTAGCCAACAGTGTCACTATCGGAGAAAGCTGTGTTTTGGCGATGGGAAGTTACTGCACCAAAAGTTCCCCGCCTGACACATTGATCATCAACAATGAATTTTATGACGATGCGGAAAACCGGTTTGACAATTACTTTCAAAAAGCCAGAAAAAACTTTGAATAAAAGAATATAAATAAAAAAGCATTATGTTATTTTTTAGCAGTGAAAAAATAACATAATGCTTTTAACATGCGGCTGATATTTAAAAAATCAGATAATTTTTCTAAAAAACCGTTTAACGTTCATCCAAGGTGACGTTTCCATTTTCTCTAATTGGGCATTGACTTTTTCCTGCAATTCCATGGGCATGAAAAACGGCTCGACAGCCATTCCATTCACTTTTGCCAAATGACGGAACAAAGCGGCGGCTTTTACAGATTGATCTGTCACGCTCTTGTCCCTGATATCACGAAAATCAAAAGAAAATTCAACCAATGAAACATTGGACTTTTTGCAAAATTCAAAAAACTTTTCAATTTGTTTCAGACTGTTGTTTTCTTTAAAAATTATATATTTTATGTTGACTTTATTCGTATCTTTCGCATTATTGACATAATCGGCGATATGCTTGGTAACGGCATCCCATTTATCAACGCCCTTCACCCTTTTATATGTTTCCCTGTCGCCGCAGTCCAGACTTATGTTAACACTTCCCTTATTTTCCTGTAAAAAATCAATGATTGACTGCGATAAATGAAAACCGTTTGTATGGACATATTGAACAAAACCGTTATCCAAAGACCAACGGCTTGTTTCCTCAAAGTCTTTTAACAGCGTACTTTCCCCTCCGCCCCAATGAAGACTTGTTGTTTCCGGATTGATGGCTTTTTGTTCATATAAGGAAGTTAATGGCTCATACATGCTGTACGGTTTGATTTTTTCGGGATAATTCCATAAATGGCAGTAAACGCAGCGGCAATCACAATAATATTTGTGAGGATTGATGCTGACAATTCTTATATCCATTGGCGGGAACTCTTGCCCGCTATATATATATATATATCAGAACAGTCAGTGCAAAAAGCATTGGGCGGATTTTGAATTTTTTCCCTTACTTCTTCAATATGCTTGGTATATTTTTCAAAATCCACATATCCGCCGGTAAATGGAAATTCAGGCGCTCCCGCCCTATGGACATCGCAGCAAGGCGATATGCAAGTCGGCAAAAAATTCATGTGAAAATGCAGCTGATCACAATAATTCATATTATTCTCCTTTGGTGATTTCAACAATCAATGTTGATTCTTTACGTGTTTCAAGATTATTCAGCGGAGCGTGCATGCTTTTATGCAGCTCGCAAAAAACGTACTTTTTAAATCCCAATTCCTCAATGCGTCTTGCCAATTCTTCTTCATCATACAACCATTTATGCCCCCATGAACGAAAAGCGATGTTCAAATTTTCCGCCTGCGTCTTTATGTAGGTCAAATGAAATTTTTCAAACAATTCTTTTGTATCAGCAATCCATTGTTCTTTCGGCTTTAAATAATTGGCAACAGTATTTTTTAAATCGGGCATGGCTATACGAAGAACGCCATGGGGCTTTAAAACCCTCATAAATTCGGAAACAGCCCTCTTTCCCTCATCAACGGTCAAATGTTCCAAAAAATGTTCATTAAAAATAAAATCAACGCTGTTATCAGGAAAAGGAAGAGGATTTGCAAGATCCAAATTCAAATCTAATTTTTCTATATTGTTGTCAGAGTTATTATCAATATTGATCCATCCGGGTTTATAGACCATACCGCAGCCTACATGAAGCTTTACGGCGCTGTCCTTATATTTTTCCAAAACTTCCTGCGCTGAAGAAAAATTCGGAATTAATCCGGAAGGTTCTTTATGCGGGAAAGAAGGTTTCACCTCTTCCGAATTTTCTGAACCGGATATATATATATATATTGGAACAGAAGATAAAATTACCTTAATACCGAAAATTGTGAGGATTTTTTCTTTTTCATTGATAACTGTTCTGTTTTTCACAGAAAATATCGTTTCTAAAATTTTTTTCAAAACCGCCTCCTTATTCGTCAAATTATATTCTCATGATACTGATTTGTCAAATCCAATGCGGAATTTCACACGCTTTATCCCTAAGCGGGATTTACGTGTATCATGATATGTTTTACCTCCGGGAATGTCAGTTCCACGGCGGCATGCACGTTTTCCGCAATTTCATGGGCTTCTTTCAAGGACAAGGAACCGTTTAAAGAAATTTCCAAATCGACATAAATTTTATTGCCGAACATTCTTGTTTGAAGCAAATCGATTCTAACAACATCAGGCTGCGCGGAAATGAAAGCGGACAATCTGCGCTCATATTCCGCACCGCTGGAAGTATCGAGAAGCTTTGAAAACGTATCGCGCATGATGTCATAAGACACTTTCAGAATGAAAAAGCAAATGAATAAGGATGCCAAAGTGTCCATGACAGGATACCCGAGCATTGCTCCGCCAACACCTATGAGCGAGCCGATGGAAGAAATCGCGTCAGCCCTGTGATGCCACGCATCGGCCATGAATGCGGGAGAATTGATGATTTTCGCATAATATCTCGTATACCAATACATGGTCTCTTTTCCGAGAATGGAAACAAGAGCCGCAATCAATGCGATACAAGTCGGAATTTGCGCGGTATGATAAGAACCCGATATGATATTTTCAATGCCCGCTTTTCCGATACCCAAGCCTGTCAGCATAAGGATAATGCCGAGAACCAGCGATGCGACGCATTCATGCCGTTCATGCCCGTATTGGTGCTTCCGGTCGGCTTCCTGCCTTGAAACCTTTACCCCGACCCAAGCGATAATGGTTGTGATAATATCTGATAAGGAATGGACGGCGTCGGAAATCAATGCGCCGGAATGTCCTGAAACCCCGGCGAAAAGTTTGAAAATCGTCAAAAAAACATTGCCGATTATGCTCACCCAAGAGATTTTTTTTATGATTTTTTCTTCATTTGAAGAGTCGGAACACGTAAGACCGATATATTGTTTGCAGTCAGGCATAACAAAATCCTCAATAATGGCAATAGGGTGATTTTAACGATATCATATAAAATTACAAGAAAAATCGAGTAAAAATTCAAATTTTCTTATTGACATAATCAAAAATAAACCTAAAATATTTATAAAAAACAAATGAGGTTTCTATGAGTTCCTGTGATCATAACTGCTCAAGCTGCGGGCAAAACTGCGGCGAAAGAGATAAGGAAAGCCTGCTTGCTCCCGCACATCCACAGTCAAATGTGAAGAAAATCATCGCCGTTGTCAGCGGCAAGGGCGGTGTCGGAAAAAGTCTTGTCACAACGCTTTTGGCAACACAGATGAATAAAGACGGCTTTAAAACAGCCATTTTGGACGCCGATATAACCGGTCCTTCCATTCCTACGGCTTTCGGCGTTACGGAAAGAATTTCCGGAAACGATATGGGCATGCTTCCCGCCGTAAGCAAAAAAGGCATTTCCATGATGAGCGTGAACCTTTTGCTTGAACGCGCAACGGATCCCATTATTTGGCGCGGCGTCATCATTGCGAACACGGTAAAGCAGTTTTGGTCCGATACCGCTTGGGGGGACGTGGACTATATGTTTGTGGACATGCCTCCGGGAACGGGCGACGTGCCTCTTACGGTTTTCCAGTCTTTGCCTATTTCCGGAATTATCGTTGTCACTTCCCCGCAGGAGCTTGTGAGCATGATTGTTGAAAAAGCCGTGAATATGGCGGATATGATGAATATACCGATTTTGGCGCTTGTGGAAAACATGAGCTATTTCGAATGCGGCGGCTGCGGAAAACGCCATAAGATTTTCGGTGACAGCCATATTGAGGAAATTGCCAAAAAACACGGCATAAAACATATTTTCCAAATTCCTATCAATCCCGAAATTGCGAAAGCAGTGGACAGCGGCACTATCGAAGACTTTGAAAACGATTATTTCAAAGACGCAAAAACACTCTTATAAGCATGATATATGATGAAATATGGGCAGTTCCCGTTTACAGAATCGAAGAATTTTTTCAAAGAGAAGACAACATGACCTCGAAAAATTCTGTTCACGGGACTGCGTATTTTTTTAAAAATTGCCAAATCACCCTTGAGAAACTGCCTGCAAACGAAATGTTAAAAATTCCCCGAACAAAAGTTGTCATGCAAGGTGATGACAAGGACACAAAAGAAATACACGAAAAATTCTTCCTGAATTTTCTTTCGGCAGGCGGATAAAAATCAGCTCATAAAAAAATTATGCCAGCGCCTTTTCAAAGAACGCCACAAACCGGAAGGCTCGCGTTTTATGGGCATATCCAGCTTTTTGCCCAGTTCTTTCGTAATCAGGCAATTAGAATAGGAATAGCGCGCATTTCGGTATTTTTCAGCCAGGTAATCGAAATTGTCATAAAAGCGCTGCCGCATGCTCCCATACGAATAATGCTGGCATTTAATACCCAGTATTTTTGATTTTATCCCATATGTTTCAAAAGCGTTTATGCAAAAGTCTTCAACATATAAATCAAACTGCAGCCGCTCGTCAAAACGCAAATGATATTTTCGCACCAAACTGGAATGAACTGCCAAGCACTGGCAATCAAACGTATCGACTTGCGTGAACAAAGGACATGAACACCCGTAAAAACGGATATTTTTTCCGTTTTTGTCAGAATTTTTCACATATCCCAAACTTCTTAACAGATACCTATTTCGAGCGGGCACAAAAACCGTGCCTATCGGACCATAAAGGCTGTCTTTGTCCGCGCACTCCAGTTTATCCGCAATAGGGGACAAAAGTTCCCAATCTTCATGACAAAAAACAAACCATGCCTCTTGGGAATAATCATAATCATCAAGAAAAGAATTATAACGTACTGAAATATATTGGTTGTCAACCCTATTGTCAAAATCTGCAAATTTTGCGGAAGCAAAAAATGTATTATTTGCCACCAAGTCAGAATACAAAGGATAATCGCGCACAACGCTTACAACAATAAGATCATCCATAACAATCAATCGGCAAAAAAATGGTTTTCCACAATTTCGCAAAGAATATGCCCGCAAGCAATGTGCATTTCTTGAACAGAATTGGTGACGGTCGAGGGAACATTCAAACAAATATCAGCCAATTCTTTCATTTTTCCGCCATGCTCCCCGGTAAAAGCGACTGTCTTTATCCCCATTTCCTTGGCTTTTAAAAAAGCGTTGATGATATTTTGCGAATTGCCGGATGTGGAAATCCCCACAAGACAATCCCCTTTTTTTCCCACGCCCTCAAGCTGGCGCGCAAAAACATGCTCATACCCAAAATCATTGGCGATAGCCGTTATTGCCGAAGTATCCACAGTAAGACTTAAAGCGGCTAACGCGGAACGGTTTTTCTTGTACCTGCCCACAAGCTCGGCGGATAAATGCTGCGAATCGGCGGCAGACCCGCCGTTGCCGCA
This window encodes:
- a CDS encoding DapH/DapD/GlmU-related protein is translated as MNYQVIIFGTGGLAQILYTKLCQTGHAVSAFVLEKKYKNCEQFLGLPVIDFEKIEETYPPHSYKFIIGIGGNMLNKLRTRIYHEFKAKGYQPISYIDKSASILPDCSVGEHCILFENVVAHSKVRIGDNVYVLPNTYLGHHSVIEDNCFIAAQVSLAGGVIIKKGCFLGASSCVANSVTIGESCVLAMGSYCTKSSPPDTLIINNEFYDDAENRFDNYFQKARKNFE
- a CDS encoding Mrp/NBP35 family ATP-binding protein, which translates into the protein MSSCDHNCSSCGQNCGERDKESLLAPAHPQSNVKKIIAVVSGKGGVGKSLVTTLLATQMNKDGFKTAILDADITGPSIPTAFGVTERISGNDMGMLPAVSKKGISMMSVNLLLERATDPIIWRGVIIANTVKQFWSDTAWGDVDYMFVDMPPGTGDVPLTVFQSLPISGIIVVTSPQELVSMIVEKAVNMADMMNIPILALVENMSYFECGGCGKRHKIFGDSHIEEIAKKHGIKHIFQIPINPEIAKAVDSGTIEDFENDYFKDAKTLL
- a CDS encoding cation diffusion facilitator family transporter, whose product is MPDCKQYIGLTCSDSSNEEKIIKKISWVSIIGNVFLTIFKLFAGVSGHSGALISDAVHSLSDIITTIIAWVGVKVSRQEADRKHQYGHERHECVASLVLGIILMLTGLGIGKAGIENIISGSYHTAQIPTCIALIAALVSILGKETMYWYTRYYAKIINSPAFMADAWHHRADAISSIGSLIGVGGAMLGYPVMDTLASLFICFFILKVSYDIMRDTFSKLLDTSSGAEYERRLSAFISAQPDVVRIDLLQTRMFGNKIYVDLEISLNGSLSLKEAHEIAENVHAAVELTFPEVKHIMIHVNPA
- a CDS encoding class I SAM-dependent methyltransferase; the protein is MTKLSAIEIYTKHAEQYDSKDFLKQVWRTENGEDIPAEQLNFITNSIRNALKLSKDDVVLDLFCGNGHLSSLFLDSIKGLHGVDGSDYLIQVANNNFRIENKSSYACSDLSHFDLDGILQNSYFSQEDFTKILIFGSIQFISKPLLGDFFTFLYEKFINVKNVYMSPIPNKNHAADFFKKRNIDVNTVNLDDVNSQFGCWHDPEEFVDIANNAGWKVCEIPFENCHYQSFYRFNILLSR
- the gmhA gene encoding D-sedoheptulose 7-phosphate isomerase, translating into MKTELLFDTIIENFIKLKKQSTLLDDIAKTWIASLEQGNTVIFCGNGGSAADSQHLSAELVGRYKKNRSALAALSLTVDTSAITAIANDFGYEHVFARQLEGVGKKGDCLVGISTSGNSQNIINAFLKAKEMGIKTVAFTGEHGGKMKELADICLNVPSTVTNSVQEMHIACGHILCEIVENHFFAD
- a CDS encoding radical SAM protein codes for the protein MDIRIVSINPHKYYCDCRCVYCHLWNYPEKIKPYSMYEPLTSLYEQKAINPETTSLHWGGGESTLLKDFEETSRWSLDNGFVQYVHTNGFHLSQSIIDFLQENKGSVNISLDCGDRETYKRVKGVDKWDAVTKHIADYVNNAKDTNKVNIKYIIFKENNSLKQIEKFFEFCKKSNVSLVEFSFDFRDIRDKSVTDQSVKAAALFRHLAKVNGMAVEPFFMPMELQEKVNAQLEKMETSPWMNVKRFFRKII
- a CDS encoding WbqC family protein; this translates as MKTLAIMQPYFFPYLGYFSLIKACHEFILLEDVQFIKHGWIERNRILKPDGLDWQYVMVPLKKYHQKTLIKDILINNSIDWRGKIFSQLEHYRKKTKNYFVIIDLIRECLNIETESITLLNKHILETICSYLGIVTPITIFSEENLFDVSWKGDEWALNICKSRNVDHYVNPIGGIDFFDIDKYEKNGIKIDFIVNNLIEYSQGKTAYVPGLSIIDVLMFNSIEKVNFLIDSYIIH
- a CDS encoding DegT/DnrJ/EryC1/StrS family aminotransferase, which encodes MKNSISDFALYGGEKVFSTFRTTTNMVPPDREVFFNYAKKAFENRQFTNNGENVKELERQLAVFHEVKHCIAVSNGFRAFMLAVKALALPHKTEVVIPSLAYRSSGYMIEWTGFIPHFCDVEAQTRTVSAQTVEKCINKNTAALAIPHPMVTLCDIDEIVALAKKHGLPLIFDSVEAVGASYKGKMIGGFGDAETFSMHASKLINSAEGGYITTNNDELADLLRKMRAFGFVAKDTVDCLGLNTKLNELHSAMGLAGLSWIERQISENKAMHLAYQEHFKDIAGLEIVPYAENEKRNWKTCLVKINSEWPFTRDLTLEILNAENINAREYYNPPLHFIYSRDRSVYADLPNTEKVCQEYFLLPFGYSMSVDDTKMIADVLKAMLRFKNELLAKG
- a CDS encoding class I SAM-dependent methyltransferase; this translates as MTKLSAIEIYTKHAEQYDTKDFLKHVWRTVDGEDIPAEQLNFITNSIRNALKLSKDDVVLDLFCGNGHLSHFFIDEIKGLHGVDGSDYLIKIANENFRIENKSSYACSDLSLLNLDGILQNSLFSQKDFTKILIFGSIQYLSKSLLADFLTFLYKKFTNAIYIYIAPVPNKRYAADFFKKRNVDVTTVNLDDNNTPIGSWHDPKEFMDIANGAGWKAQEIPFENRHYQSFYRFNVLLSR
- a CDS encoding class I SAM-dependent methyltransferase; this translates as MKKILETIFSVKNRTVINEKEKILTIFGIKVILSSVPIYIYISGSENSEEVKPSFPHKEPSGLIPNFSSAQEVLEKYKDSAVKLHVGCGMVYKPGWINIDNNSDNNIEKLDLNLDLANPLPFPDNSVDFIFNEHFLEHLTVDEGKRAVSEFMRVLKPHGVLRIAMPDLKNTVANYLKPKEQWIADTKELFEKFHLTYIKTQAENLNIAFRSWGHKWLYDEEELARRIEELGFKKYVFCELHKSMHAPLNNLETRKESTLIVEITKGE